The Dendropsophus ebraccatus isolate aDenEbr1 chromosome 10, aDenEbr1.pat, whole genome shotgun sequence genome has a segment encoding these proteins:
- the UBAC1 gene encoding ubiquitin-associated domain-containing protein 1 isoform X2 encodes MCAHGSLEDPKSLTHHKLVHASSERVLSDTKTVAEENIQDRDVLLLVKKRAPPPPPKMSDVSAEEKRKQDQKAPDKDAILKATAGLSARTADRTVAHHNMRDFQTELRKILVSLIEVAQKLLALNPDAVELFKKANAMLDEDEEDRMDEVALRQLTEMGFPQSRAVKALRLNHMSVTQAMEWLIEHADDPAADMPLPNENASDVAGAAASADSRSSQGATAEDPKDELTEIFKKIRRKREFRPDPRAVIALMEMGFDEKEVIDALRVNNNQQDAACEWLLGDKKPSPEDLDKGIDTSSPLFQAILDNPVVQLGLTNPKTLLAFEDMLENPLNSTQWMNDPETGPVMLQISRIFQTLNRT; translated from the exons ATG TGTGCCCACGGGAGCCTGGAGGACCCCAAGAGCCTCACCCATCACAAGCTGGTCCACGCCTCCTCCGAGAGAGTCCTGTCTGATACCAAGACAGTAGCAGAGGAGAATATCCAGGACAGAG ATGTCTTGTTGTTGGTGAAAAAGAGGGCGCCTCCCCCACCACCAAAGATGTCCGACGTATCGGCAGAGGAGAAG CGCAAGCAGGATCAAAAGGCTCCGGACAAGGACGCCATTCTCAAGGCTACTGCTGGCCTGTCAGCTCGCACTGCGGATCGGACCGTCGCTCATCACAACATGAGAGAT TTCCAGACGGAGCTTCGAAAGATTTTGGTGTCTCTTATTGAAGTTGCACAAAAGCTGCTAGCGCTTAACCCTGACGCCGTCGAGCTCTTTAAAAAAGCAAATG ccatgttagatgaggatgaggaggatcGAATGGATGAAGTGGCATTACGGCAGCTGACAGAGATGGGATTCCCACAGAGCCGAGCAGTGAAGGCGCTCCGGTTGAATCA CATGTCGGTCACACAGGCCATGGAGTGGTTGATTGAACATGCTGATGATCCAGCAGCAGATATGCCTCTCCCAAATGAGAATGCATCAGACGTGGCAGGTGCTGCAGCATCGGCCGACTCCAGATCAAGTCAGGGAGCCACCGCCGAGGACCCTAAAGACGAACTTAcagaaatctttaaaaaaatccgGAGGAAAAGAGAATTTCGGCCAGACCCCCGT GCTGTAATAGCACTGATGGAAATGGGGTTTGATGAAAAAGAAGTGATTGATGCCCTTCGTGTAAACAACAATCAGCAGGATGCAGCA TGTGAGTGGCTCCTGGGTGACAAGAAACCTTCACCGGAGGATTTGGACAAAGGAATTGACACGTCTAGTCCTTTATTCCAAGCCATCCTTGACAACCCTGTCGTACAATTAGGCCTAACCAACCCTAAAACTCTACTAG CGTTTGAAGATATGCTTGAAAACCCATTGAACAGCACGCAGTGGATGAACGACCCCGAAACCGGTCCTGTAATGTTACAGATATCTAGGATTTTCCAAACCCTAAACCGCACGTAG
- the UBAC1 gene encoding ubiquitin-associated domain-containing protein 1 isoform X1: MFVQEEKIFAGRVLRLHVCTMEGAEWLEEVTEDMTVERLKERCLKHCAHGSLEDPKSLTHHKLVHASSERVLSDTKTVAEENIQDRDVLLLVKKRAPPPPPKMSDVSAEEKRKQDQKAPDKDAILKATAGLSARTADRTVAHHNMRDFQTELRKILVSLIEVAQKLLALNPDAVELFKKANAMLDEDEEDRMDEVALRQLTEMGFPQSRAVKALRLNHMSVTQAMEWLIEHADDPAADMPLPNENASDVAGAAASADSRSSQGATAEDPKDELTEIFKKIRRKREFRPDPRAVIALMEMGFDEKEVIDALRVNNNQQDAACEWLLGDKKPSPEDLDKGIDTSSPLFQAILDNPVVQLGLTNPKTLLAFEDMLENPLNSTQWMNDPETGPVMLQISRIFQTLNRT; the protein is encoded by the exons ATGTTTGTGCAAGAGGAGAAGATCTTCGCCGGCCGGGTGCTCAGGCTTCATgtctgcaccatggagggggccgAGTGGCTGGAGGAGGTGACGGAGGACATGACAGTGGAGCGGCTGAAGGAGCGCTGCCTGAAACAT TGTGCCCACGGGAGCCTGGAGGACCCCAAGAGCCTCACCCATCACAAGCTGGTCCACGCCTCCTCCGAGAGAGTCCTGTCTGATACCAAGACAGTAGCAGAGGAGAATATCCAGGACAGAG ATGTCTTGTTGTTGGTGAAAAAGAGGGCGCCTCCCCCACCACCAAAGATGTCCGACGTATCGGCAGAGGAGAAG CGCAAGCAGGATCAAAAGGCTCCGGACAAGGACGCCATTCTCAAGGCTACTGCTGGCCTGTCAGCTCGCACTGCGGATCGGACCGTCGCTCATCACAACATGAGAGAT TTCCAGACGGAGCTTCGAAAGATTTTGGTGTCTCTTATTGAAGTTGCACAAAAGCTGCTAGCGCTTAACCCTGACGCCGTCGAGCTCTTTAAAAAAGCAAATG ccatgttagatgaggatgaggaggatcGAATGGATGAAGTGGCATTACGGCAGCTGACAGAGATGGGATTCCCACAGAGCCGAGCAGTGAAGGCGCTCCGGTTGAATCA CATGTCGGTCACACAGGCCATGGAGTGGTTGATTGAACATGCTGATGATCCAGCAGCAGATATGCCTCTCCCAAATGAGAATGCATCAGACGTGGCAGGTGCTGCAGCATCGGCCGACTCCAGATCAAGTCAGGGAGCCACCGCCGAGGACCCTAAAGACGAACTTAcagaaatctttaaaaaaatccgGAGGAAAAGAGAATTTCGGCCAGACCCCCGT GCTGTAATAGCACTGATGGAAATGGGGTTTGATGAAAAAGAAGTGATTGATGCCCTTCGTGTAAACAACAATCAGCAGGATGCAGCA TGTGAGTGGCTCCTGGGTGACAAGAAACCTTCACCGGAGGATTTGGACAAAGGAATTGACACGTCTAGTCCTTTATTCCAAGCCATCCTTGACAACCCTGTCGTACAATTAGGCCTAACCAACCCTAAAACTCTACTAG CGTTTGAAGATATGCTTGAAAACCCATTGAACAGCACGCAGTGGATGAACGACCCCGAAACCGGTCCTGTAATGTTACAGATATCTAGGATTTTCCAAACCCTAAACCGCACGTAG